In Helianthus annuus cultivar XRQ/B chromosome 3, HanXRQr2.0-SUNRISE, whole genome shotgun sequence, a single window of DNA contains:
- the LOC110932371 gene encoding protein FAR1-RELATED SEQUENCE 5-like, with translation MSCSFKGGHHNVNGTPVDFKNFRHQLRIFIGERDAQVFIERLRERFDNLPNFYFDYTVSNGKLSSVFWADEISKLNYKAFGDVLAFDATYSTNRYKIVFVPFTGVDHHFQCVTFGAGLISTESIESYVWFLKAFLKAHGTQPTLVLSDQDPSMLQAVPMIFTESRHHLCMWHIMKKLPSKVRLNC, from the exons ATGTCTTGTAGCTTTAAAGGGGGGCATCACAATGTCAATGGGACTCCGGTGGATTTTAAAAACTTTAGACACCAGTTGCGAATTTTTATTGGTGAACGCGACGCACAAGTTTTCATCGAGCGCTTGCGTGAGCGCTTTGACAACCTACCCAACTTCTATTTTGATTACACTGTATCAAATGGAAAGTTGTCTTCTGTATTCTGGGCTGATGAGATTTCAAAGCTAAACTACAAAGCTTTTGGCGATGTCCTCGCCTTTGACGCGACTTACAGCACTAACAG GTACAAGATAGTTTTTGTGCCATTCACGGGTGTGGATCATCATTTCCAATGTGTTACATTTGGTGCTGGTTTGATATCAACCGAGTCCATTGAATCTTATGTGTGGTTTCTTAAGGCTTTCTTGAAGGCACACGGTACTCAACCAACTCTCGTGCTGAGTGATCAAGACCCATCCATGCTTCAAGCTGTTCCTATGATCTTTACCGAATCACGCCACCATCTATGCATGTGGCATATAATGAAAAAACTACCCTCCAAGGTTAGGTTAAATTGTTAG
- the LOC110930323 gene encoding UDP-glycosyltransferase 76G1 gives MKNHEGGDTTVESTRPAATPRRIILFPLPVQGHIGPMLQLASILHTQGFKIIIIHPESYSPNHSDYPHFTFKPIVDGFSEIGKHIPEKPDPSFFITYLNEHCADSFTDCLAGLLAEPGEPPVACLITDAEYYFTQEVADSLKVPRVVNWACNIVVLLVYNDLSYFYEKGYFNLTMKDSEYEEPVPKYPSLKVKDVIQTSRNPNGMVRFVTKVMKQVKASSGIIWNSFKEPEEDLMQTLSHDFPIPRFTLGPLQTYLPPSTSNNMFEQDRTFFSWLDAQPPMSVIYVSFGSVASISESEFQEVAYGLANIDFPFLWVVRPGVVKGSDWLESLPEKFLEEVGGRGRIVKWCPQKEVLAHEAIGCFWTHNGWNSTLESVCEGVPMICSPCDVGQPLVARYVCDVWKIGILLEDGLQREGIKRAVKRLMIDKEGEEIRERINRLKEEVKISFDEGESSHRSLKSLVDYISSF, from the exons ATGAAGAACCATGAAGGAGGAGACACCACAGTTGAGTCAACTAGACCAGCGGCAACTCCTCGGAGAATCATCTTGTTTCCCCTACCGGTCCAAGGTCATATCGGTCCCATGCTTCAGCTAGCAAGCATTCTTCATACCCAAGGTTTTAAAATAATTATCATACACCCTGAATCATACTCTCCCAATCATTCAGACTATCCTCACTTCACCTTCAAGCCCATTGTCGACGGGTTTTCCGAGATTGGAAAGCACATTCCGGAGAAACCGGATCCTAGCTTTTTCATTACGTACCTTAATGAACATTGTGCAGATTCATTTACTGATTGTCTTGCTGGTTTGCTGGCTGAACCCGGTGAGCCACCGGTGGCCTGTTTAATCACAGATGCTGAATACTACTTCACGCAGGAGGTCGCCGACTCGCTGAAGGTCCCTAGAGTGGTGAACTGGGCTTGCAACATTGTTGTCCTTCTTGTTTATAATGATTTATCTTATTTCTATGAAAAGGGTTACTTCAACCTCACAATGAAAG ATTCAGAATACGAAGAGCCAGTGCCGAAATATCCTTCTTTGAAAGTAAAAGATGTCATACAAACATCAAGAAACCCGAATGGTATGGTGAGATTTGTAACCAAAGTGATGAAACAAGTAAAGGCCTCATCTGGAATAATTTGGAATTCCTTCAAAGAACCCGAAGAGGATTTAATGCAAACTCTTAGCCACGATTTTCCTATTCCAAGGTTCACTTTAGGCCCACTTCAAACGTATTTGCCACCATCGACCTCAAACAACATGTTTGAACAAGATCGAACCTTTTTCTCATGGCTGGATGCTCAACCCCCCATGTCTGTGATATACGTAAGTTTCGGGAGCGTTGCAAGCATATCTGAGTCAGAatttcaagaagtggcttatggGTTGGCAAACATTGATTTTCCTTTCTTGTGGGTGGTCCGACCAGGTGTGGTTAAAGGTTCAGATTGGCTCGAGTCATTGCCTGAGAAGTTTCTCGAAGAAGTGGGTGGTAGGGGACGGATAGTGAAATGGTGTCCTCAAAAAGAAGTGCTAGCACATGAGGCAATAGGATGTTTTTGGACGCATAATGGATGGAATTCAACATTGGAAAGTGTATGTGAAGGAGTTCCTATGATTTGTTCACCCTGTGATGTCGGGCAACCATTAGTTGCACGATACGTGTGTGATGTTTGGAAGATCGGTATTTTGTTGGAGGATGGTCTTCAAAGGGAGGGAATCAAGCGAGCGGTGAAAAGGCTAATGATAGATAAAGAAGGTGAAGAGATACGTGAGCGAATCAATCGGTTGAAGGAGGAGGTAAAAATCTCTTTTGATGAAGGTGAATCATCACATCGGTCTCTAAAGAGTTTGGTTGATTACATTTCATCGTTTTAG